A window from Kovacikia minuta CCNUW1 encodes these proteins:
- a CDS encoding response regulator, translated as MTTPNPTPHSSLPTPPIRVLIADDHAIFRQGLATIINRDPDMNVIAQAENGEQAIALFEEHQPDVTLMDLRMPEVEGVAAISAICAIAKSARIIVLTTYDSDEDIYRGLQAGAKGYLLKETEPDELLNAIRTVHRGQQYIPPDVGAKLAQRLSNPELSERELEVLRSLAQGMSNAEIATALSIGEGTVKSHVNRILNKLDVGDRTQAVIVAVKRGIVSL; from the coding sequence ATGACTACTCCAAACCCCACTCCCCACTCCTCACTCCCCACTCCCCCAATTCGGGTTCTGATTGCAGACGATCATGCTATTTTTCGGCAAGGATTAGCGACGATTATTAACCGTGATCCAGATATGAACGTGATTGCCCAAGCGGAAAATGGGGAACAAGCGATCGCGCTATTTGAGGAACACCAACCGGATGTCACGCTGATGGATCTGCGAATGCCGGAAGTGGAAGGAGTTGCCGCCATTTCTGCAATTTGTGCGATCGCTAAATCTGCTCGAATTATTGTACTAACTACGTATGATAGTGACGAAGACATTTATCGGGGATTGCAGGCAGGAGCCAAAGGGTATCTGTTGAAAGAAACTGAACCGGATGAGCTTCTGAATGCGATTCGCACCGTTCATCGGGGTCAGCAATATATTCCACCTGATGTGGGCGCAAAGTTGGCTCAGCGCCTCAGTAATCCAGAACTGAGTGAACGAGAACTGGAAGTACTCCGCTCATTGGCACAAGGAATGAGTAACGCTGAGATTGCGACTGCTTTGAGTATCGGTGAAGGCACGGTTAAATCTCATGTGAATCGAATTTTGAATAAGTTAGATGTGGGCGATCGCACCCAGGCTGTGATCGTCGCGGTTAAGCGGGGCATTGTCAGTTTGTAG